A stretch of the Massilia sp. W12 genome encodes the following:
- a CDS encoding PAS domain S-box protein, with amino-acid sequence MSFPPQLPAQPIQHPLLLQHLRTALGIQGHAQLQQKLNQLRLKGEGGLADGLQSLLLVMEQSLHLFERQLQAQQRRADSLQAELDAGMQQLAHLARSLGEQNLQGDCQHRISQLEHGLLKRETEQLALLAAEARNRRMLEGLREIVFQANARGHWTYLNPSWFDITGFTIKESLGQRALSFVHPEDRKSHQAHLQALFQRETDMMRLHVRFVTYKGDYRWLEVSARRIEDERGRITGFTGSLVDITEQKMAQDQLKESEERLHQALLATNSCLWDWDLAQDAPYVDPRWWKNLGYNAQHAAELHWRTQIHPEDWPRWQQHLDEHLKRQRSELDLELRFASRDGGWRHASLRGKVVQWRARRALRLAGTLLDITSRKQAEEAAQRQRELSEQILDQLPISVFLKDREGRFVRINRAFAELSKLQREEILGKQIDEFSAPAWASASRDEDEQAWRTRQLVTTERRFRNTEPPLDLQINRIVIDIAPGESYLLGFSIDVTEQRAVREALQRAVENAQAASHAKSEFLANMSHEIRTPMNGIIGMTELALETTLTREVREYLTLVKGSADALLIIINDILDFSKIEAGKLDIEDVAFDLKKLVMESAKTMSLRAHEKELELLCEFPDTLPSHVRGDPGRLRQVLLNLLGNAVKFTHRGEIVLSLRPALSADGRNLIEFEVRDSGIGIAHDKQELIFEAFSQVDGSTTRQYGGTGLGLTICKRLVKLMQGNIEVESEPGAGSIFRFTIPLHYVGEAGGMLPLEQLQGQAVLIIDSDSKQRRFAADTLTDAGLVVSECANIAAGLTWLSSQPPPAFILLGHSEGQDGIAHAQQILRSNHPPPLMIELPDSEEYDRAELAGIDMILVRPLQGGELLEGVRQLLGRVNQANAAGAGHSAQLENAAHQGASMQILLAEDNLVNQRLALRLIERLGHHATLVDNGLAVVQRATSERYDVILMDLQMPGLDGLAATRQIRAWEAQHGGHVPIIAMTARAMQGDRERCFAAGMDDYLSKPVHSARLRQMLEHYQGQAQRCAPDQVLQWRHALQRLDGEAELLLELAAIFLKDGPQLLLRLQEALMRGEHATVSAEVHSLRGALVNFGAQQALAQTDRLGQAIKHGENIDDLLEITDELEVALHDVYSALQSLIESGAQALLRDVRH; translated from the coding sequence ATGTCTTTCCCTCCGCAACTGCCGGCGCAACCGATACAGCATCCTTTATTGCTGCAGCATTTGCGCACCGCCCTGGGCATCCAGGGGCATGCCCAATTACAGCAAAAACTGAATCAATTACGTCTAAAAGGCGAGGGCGGCCTGGCCGATGGCCTGCAGTCGCTGCTGCTGGTGATGGAGCAATCGCTGCATCTGTTTGAGCGCCAACTGCAGGCGCAGCAACGGCGCGCCGACAGCCTGCAAGCCGAACTCGACGCCGGCATGCAGCAATTAGCGCATCTGGCGCGCAGCCTGGGTGAACAAAATTTGCAGGGCGACTGCCAGCACCGCATCAGCCAGCTCGAACACGGCTTGCTCAAGCGCGAAACCGAGCAATTGGCCCTGCTCGCAGCCGAAGCGCGCAACCGGCGCATGCTGGAAGGCTTGCGCGAAATCGTCTTTCAAGCCAATGCGCGCGGCCATTGGACTTATCTGAACCCATCCTGGTTTGACATCACCGGCTTCACCATCAAAGAAAGCCTGGGCCAGCGCGCGCTTTCCTTTGTCCATCCGGAAGACCGCAAATCGCATCAAGCGCATTTGCAAGCACTGTTCCAGCGCGAAACCGACATGATGCGGCTGCACGTCCGCTTCGTCACCTACAAAGGCGATTACCGCTGGCTTGAAGTCTCGGCGCGCAGAATTGAAGATGAACGGGGCCGCATCACCGGCTTCACCGGCTCGCTTGTCGATATCACCGAGCAAAAAATGGCGCAAGACCAGCTCAAAGAAAGCGAAGAGCGCTTGCACCAGGCTCTGCTGGCCACCAACAGCTGCTTATGGGATTGGGATTTGGCGCAAGACGCGCCGTATGTCGATCCGCGCTGGTGGAAAAACCTGGGATACAACGCCCAGCATGCGGCGGAATTGCACTGGCGCACCCAGATTCACCCGGAAGATTGGCCGCGCTGGCAACAGCATCTGGATGAACACTTGAAGCGCCAGCGCAGCGAGCTGGATCTCGAATTGCGCTTCGCCAGCCGCGATGGCGGCTGGCGCCATGCCTCCCTGCGCGGCAAAGTGGTGCAATGGCGCGCCCGGCGCGCCTTGCGCCTGGCCGGCACCCTGCTCGATATCACCAGCCGCAAACAGGCGGAAGAGGCGGCCCAGCGGCAGCGCGAATTATCTGAACAGATTCTGGATCAATTGCCGATTTCGGTCTTTTTGAAAGACCGCGAAGGGCGCTTCGTGCGCATCAACCGCGCCTTTGCCGAACTCTCCAAATTGCAACGCGAAGAGATTCTCGGCAAACAGATAGATGAATTCAGCGCCCCGGCCTGGGCCAGCGCCTCACGCGATGAAGATGAGCAAGCCTGGCGCACGCGCCAACTGGTGACCACCGAGCGGCGCTTCCGCAATACCGAGCCGCCGCTGGATTTGCAAATCAACCGCATCGTGATCGATATTGCGCCGGGCGAATCGTATCTGCTGGGCTTTTCGATTGATGTCACGGAACAGCGCGCGGTGCGCGAAGCGCTGCAGCGCGCAGTCGAAAACGCCCAGGCCGCCAGCCACGCCAAGAGCGAATTTCTGGCGAATATGAGCCATGAGATCCGCACCCCGATGAATGGCATCATCGGCATGACCGAGCTGGCGCTGGAAACCACCCTGACGCGCGAAGTGCGCGAATATCTGACCCTGGTCAAAGGCTCCGCCGACGCCTTGCTGATCATCATCAACGACATTCTGGATTTCTCCAAAATCGAAGCCGGCAAACTCGATATCGAAGACGTCGCCTTTGATTTAAAAAAGCTGGTGATGGAAAGCGCCAAAACCATGTCTTTGCGCGCGCACGAAAAAGAACTCGAATTGCTGTGCGAATTTCCCGACACCCTGCCCAGCCATGTGCGCGGCGATCCGGGCCGCTTGCGCCAGGTCTTGTTAAACCTGCTCGGCAATGCGGTGAAATTCACCCATCGCGGCGAGATCGTCCTGTCACTGCGCCCGGCCCTGAGCGCAGATGGACGCAACTTGATCGAATTTGAAGTGCGCGACAGCGGCATCGGCATCGCCCACGATAAACAGGAATTGATCTTTGAAGCGTTTTCCCAGGTGGACGGCTCCACCACCCGGCAATACGGAGGCACCGGGCTGGGGCTGACCATTTGCAAACGCCTGGTCAAACTGATGCAAGGCAATATCGAAGTTGAAAGCGAACCGGGCGCAGGCAGTATTTTCCGCTTCACGATTCCGCTGCACTATGTGGGCGAAGCCGGCGGCATGCTGCCTTTGGAGCAGCTGCAGGGACAGGCCGTGCTCATCATCGATAGCGACAGCAAACAACGCCGCTTTGCCGCCGACACCCTGACCGATGCCGGGCTGGTGGTGTCGGAATGCGCCAATATCGCCGCCGGCCTGACCTGGCTGTCGAGCCAGCCGCCGCCCGCCTTCATCCTGCTGGGACACAGCGAAGGGCAGGATGGGATTGCCCATGCGCAGCAAATTTTGCGCAGCAATCACCCGCCGCCGCTGATGATTGAGCTGCCGGACTCTGAAGAATACGACCGCGCCGAACTGGCCGGGATCGATATGATTTTGGTGCGCCCGCTGCAAGGCGGCGAATTGCTGGAAGGCGTGCGCCAATTGCTGGGCCGCGTCAACCAGGCCAACGCCGCCGGCGCAGGCCATAGCGCGCAGCTGGAAAACGCCGCGCATCAGGGCGCCAGCATGCAAATTTTGCTGGCTGAAGATAATCTGGTGAATCAGCGCCTGGCCTTGCGCCTGATCGAGCGGCTGGGCCACCATGCGACCCTGGTTGATAATGGGCTGGCGGTGGTGCAGCGCGCCACCAGCGAACGCTATGACGTGATTTTGATGGATTTGCAAATGCCCGGGCTGGATGGTTTGGCGGCGACGCGCCAGATCCGCGCCTGGGAAGCGCAACATGGCGGCCATGTGCCCATCATCGCCATGACCGCGCGCGCCATGCAGGGCGACCGCGAACGCTGCTTCGCCGCCGGCATGGATGACTATCTGTCCAAACCGGTGCACAGCGCGCGCCTGCGCCAGATGCTGGAACACTATCAGGGACAGGCGCAGCGCTGCGCCCCGGATCAGGTGCTGCAATGGCGCCATGCTTTGCAAAGGTTGGATGGCGAAGCCGAATTATTGCTCGAATTAGCCGCGATCTTTTTAAAAGACGGCCCGCAACTCTTGCTGCGCTTGCAGGAAGCCCTGATGCGCGGCGAACACGCCACCGTCTCCGCAGAAGTGCACAGCCTGCGCGGCGCACTGGTGAATTTCGGCGCCCAGCAAGCGCTGGCGCAAACCGACCGCCTGGGACAGGCCATCAAGCACGGCGAAAATATCGACGATTTGCTGGAAATCACCGATGAATTGGAAGTCGCCCTGCACGATGTGTACAGCGCCTTGCAAAGCCTGATCGAAAGCGGGGCGCAAGCGCTGTTGCGCGATGTGCGTCACTGA
- a CDS encoding FAD:protein FMN transferase — MAAVSLEQIQPLPANGAQAQFCYAFAAMACRCEVVLAAPSAAQGLQLAQLAQAEVQRIEAKYSRYRADSVLSGLNASAGGAPCALDAESAALLDYAAALYQESGGLFDISAGVLRRAWDFRSGRRPSPDALQALLPLVGWPRIQRFVEQGQHWLQLPAGMEVDFGGFGKEYAADRAAAILQQAGVAHGYLNLGGDMRILGPQSDGQPWRIAIQHPRQPQQSIASLALAGGALTTSGDYERFLIEDGQRHCHILLPHSGQSVRYFQSVSVIAPLAIVAGSACTLAMLMQQDGEAYLQNSGLAWLTVGPSGEVKRCDLPGEGAGVIGATHTKSDKLNACAS, encoded by the coding sequence ATGGCGGCTGTGTCACTGGAACAGATCCAGCCCTTGCCGGCGAATGGCGCGCAAGCGCAGTTTTGCTACGCCTTTGCCGCCATGGCCTGCCGCTGTGAAGTGGTGTTGGCCGCGCCATCCGCTGCGCAAGGATTACAGCTGGCGCAGCTGGCGCAGGCCGAAGTGCAGCGCATCGAAGCCAAATATTCGCGCTACCGCGCTGACAGCGTCTTATCCGGCCTCAACGCCAGCGCCGGCGGCGCGCCCTGCGCACTGGATGCGGAAAGCGCCGCCTTGCTGGATTATGCCGCTGCGCTGTATCAGGAAAGCGGCGGTTTATTTGACATCAGCGCCGGCGTGTTGCGGCGCGCCTGGGATTTTCGCAGCGGCCGCAGGCCGTCGCCGGACGCTTTGCAAGCGCTGCTGCCCTTGGTGGGGTGGCCGCGCATCCAGCGTTTTGTTGAACAGGGACAGCATTGGCTGCAATTGCCGGCGGGGATGGAAGTGGACTTTGGCGGTTTTGGCAAGGAGTACGCCGCCGACCGCGCCGCCGCCATCCTGCAGCAAGCCGGGGTGGCGCATGGCTATCTGAATCTGGGCGGCGATATGCGCATCCTCGGCCCGCAAAGCGATGGCCAGCCCTGGCGCATCGCCATCCAACACCCGCGCCAGCCGCAGCAAAGCATCGCCAGCCTGGCGCTGGCCGGCGGCGCCTTGACCACCAGCGGCGATTACGAACGCTTTTTGATCGAAGACGGGCAGCGCCATTGCCACATTCTGCTGCCGCACAGCGGGCAAAGTGTGCGTTATTTTCAATCCGTGTCAGTCATCGCCCCCTTGGCGATAGTGGCCGGCAGCGCCTGCACCCTGGCCATGTTGATGCAGCAGGACGGCGAGGCGTATTTACAAAACAGCGGCCTGGCCTGGCTCACGGTGGGGCCGTCAGGGGAGGTTAAGCGCTGTGATTTGCCGGGGGAAGGGGCTGGTGTGATAGGCGCGACACACACAAAATCTGATAAGCTCAACGCCTGCGCGTCTTGA
- the creB gene encoding two-component system response regulator CreB, protein MSQKILLVEDEVAIADNLAYALATDGFTPHHVPLGQAALDALQAPDHPYSLVVLDVGLPDLNGFEVCRRLRQHSNIPVIFLTARSDEIDRIVGLEIGADDYVTKPFSPRELVARVRAVLRRHMAPGATIKPECQDVPERFDLREEEGRILYYGRLLNLTRYEYLLLKTLIQRPNQLFSRAQLMDKVWADAANTMDRTVDTHIKSLRAKLKAINDKDDPIQTHRGMGYSIDVT, encoded by the coding sequence ATGTCACAAAAAATACTTTTAGTAGAAGATGAAGTCGCCATCGCTGATAATTTGGCGTATGCCTTGGCTACCGATGGTTTTACCCCTCATCATGTGCCGCTAGGCCAAGCCGCACTCGATGCCTTGCAAGCGCCCGATCATCCTTACAGCTTGGTGGTGCTCGATGTTGGCTTGCCTGATCTCAATGGTTTTGAGGTTTGTCGTCGGCTGCGTCAACACAGTAATATTCCTGTGATTTTCTTAACTGCTCGAAGCGACGAGATTGACCGTATCGTCGGTCTCGAAATCGGCGCAGATGACTACGTCACCAAGCCCTTTTCCCCGCGTGAACTGGTGGCCCGGGTACGTGCAGTCTTACGTCGTCACATGGCGCCGGGCGCGACAATCAAACCTGAATGCCAAGACGTTCCAGAACGCTTTGACTTACGCGAAGAAGAAGGTCGCATTTTATATTACGGGCGTCTCTTGAACTTGACGCGCTATGAATACCTGCTGCTCAAGACTTTGATCCAGCGCCCTAATCAATTATTTTCACGCGCGCAGTTGATGGATAAAGTGTGGGCCGACGCTGCCAACACCATGGATCGCACCGTCGATACACACATTAAATCTTTGCGCGCCAAGCTCAAGGCGATCAACGACAAGGATGACCCTATCCAAACCCATCGTGGTATGGGCTATAGCATTGACGTAACCTAG
- a CDS encoding DUF4266 domain-containing protein, whose product MMKKILGLALLLSLGACADVQPWQKGMLARQAMQLEQDGMRSRLQQHVYVSKEAAAGGGAVGGGGCGCN is encoded by the coding sequence ATGATGAAAAAAATCCTTGGTCTGGCCCTGTTATTGAGTTTGGGCGCGTGCGCCGATGTGCAGCCCTGGCAAAAAGGCATGCTGGCGCGCCAAGCCATGCAGCTTGAACAAGACGGCATGCGCAGCCGCCTGCAGCAGCATGTGTATGTCAGCAAAGAAGCCGCCGCCGGCGGCGGCGCGGTGGGAGGAGGCGGCTGTGGTTGCAACTGA
- a CDS encoding DUF4214 domain-containing protein: MKQKQYIVRRAAQLGVLSAVFALSACGGASPESQPGPKLAAKSVSLAAQSGTQLSDYQDAVQRIFVAYFGRPADTSGLPFFEQQLLNAGAPTTVQGINQAYLTNPNVKALIDFFGTSAESQALYPGTTEEFLTAVYQNLYNRAPDAGGLAYWSAKINSGELTRPNAAVSIMAGAQSTDIDIISKKTAVATSFTNSLDSAAKIEAYGGLSANATVRSMLNQVSNSTDLQAFQATLTATITSLVNSKLSTQAQSIVTARCTPCHSASPTISGFPAARIIKYDSASDIKNGASGIALTVSLQSMPQNNMTGMTDAERATIAAWFAAGAP; the protein is encoded by the coding sequence ATGAAGCAAAAACAGTATATTGTGCGGCGCGCTGCACAACTTGGCGTATTGTCAGCAGTGTTTGCCTTAAGCGCCTGTGGCGGCGCCAGTCCTGAGAGCCAGCCGGGGCCAAAGCTGGCGGCAAAAAGCGTCAGTCTGGCGGCCCAATCCGGCACGCAGTTATCGGATTACCAGGATGCTGTGCAGCGTATTTTTGTGGCGTATTTTGGCCGTCCGGCGGACACCTCCGGCCTGCCATTTTTTGAACAGCAACTCTTGAATGCCGGCGCCCCGACCACCGTGCAAGGCATTAATCAAGCGTATCTCACCAATCCCAATGTCAAAGCCCTGATCGATTTTTTCGGCACAAGCGCAGAGTCGCAAGCGCTGTATCCCGGCACGACAGAAGAATTTTTGACGGCGGTGTATCAAAACCTGTACAACCGCGCGCCGGATGCCGGCGGTCTGGCCTACTGGTCAGCCAAAATCAACAGCGGTGAGTTGACGCGCCCGAATGCGGCAGTGTCCATCATGGCCGGCGCGCAATCGACTGATATCGACATCATCAGCAAGAAAACCGCAGTCGCCACCAGTTTCACCAATTCGCTCGACAGCGCCGCCAAGATCGAAGCATATGGCGGCTTGAGCGCTAACGCCACCGTGCGCAGCATGCTCAATCAGGTCAGCAACAGCACCGATTTGCAGGCCTTTCAAGCCACCCTGACCGCCACCATCACCTCGCTGGTCAACAGCAAATTATCGACGCAGGCGCAAAGCATCGTCACAGCGCGCTGCACACCCTGCCATTCCGCCTCGCCCACCATCAGCGGTTTTCCGGCGGCGCGCATCATCAAATATGACAGCGCGAGCGATATCAAAAACGGCGCCAGCGGCATTGCCCTCACTGTTTCGCTGCAATCCATGCCGCAAAATAATATGACCGGCATGACCGATGCCGAACGCGCCACGATTGCCGCCTGGTTTGCGGCGGGGGCGCCGTGA
- a CDS encoding DUF3570 domain-containing protein: MVATEGAAARLLAAALALPGIAAPVQAEEAPEQASMSLHWLDYRDRQPGFSRVHVRVPAINLTLPLGSAWSLQANVMQDAVSGASPRYHTAVSSASHFEEERRAADLTITRHFARGSLALQLGRSGENDYVSRFAAIQGKWANENQNRTLLFGTSLALDEINPVNGVAKNQSKRQQDFLLGLTQIMTERDLLQVSFTRSLGQGYYSDPYKRLDFRPRTRNASILMLRWNHQFGAPDDKLAPTLRTSWRYFGDSFGVRSHTLHAEWVQPLGAGWQITPSLRYYNQGAAEFYADAVYDPKLKAPFPLGLPVLDLLAGKLNISLDQRLAAFGALGAGLLVEKELPGNWHLQAGVEYYRQRSDWAWFNHGSVNLDPFSSLTWQFGVRKSW; this comes from the coding sequence GTGGTTGCAACTGAAGGCGCGGCTGCGCGTTTATTGGCGGCGGCCCTGGCGCTGCCCGGGATTGCTGCGCCGGTGCAGGCGGAAGAGGCGCCAGAGCAAGCCAGCATGTCCCTGCATTGGCTGGATTACCGCGACCGCCAGCCGGGTTTCTCGCGCGTGCATGTGCGCGTGCCGGCCATCAATCTGACCCTGCCGCTGGGCAGCGCCTGGTCTTTGCAAGCGAATGTGATGCAAGACGCCGTGTCAGGCGCGTCGCCGCGTTATCACACCGCAGTTTCATCGGCTTCGCATTTTGAAGAAGAGCGGCGCGCCGCTGACCTGACTATCACGCGGCATTTTGCGCGCGGCAGCCTGGCGCTGCAGCTGGGGCGTTCCGGTGAAAACGATTATGTCTCTCGCTTTGCCGCCATCCAGGGCAAATGGGCGAATGAAAACCAAAACCGCACCTTGCTGTTTGGAACTTCGCTGGCGCTGGATGAAATCAACCCTGTGAACGGGGTGGCGAAAAATCAGAGCAAGCGACAGCAGGATTTTTTGCTGGGCCTGACCCAGATCATGACGGAGCGCGACCTGCTGCAAGTCAGCTTCACCCGCAGCTTGGGACAGGGCTATTACTCGGATCCGTATAAGCGGCTGGACTTTCGCCCGCGCACGCGCAATGCCTCGATTCTGATGCTGCGCTGGAACCACCAATTCGGCGCGCCGGACGATAAGCTGGCGCCCACCTTGCGCACCTCCTGGCGTTATTTCGGCGACAGCTTTGGCGTGCGTTCGCACACCTTGCATGCGGAATGGGTGCAGCCGCTTGGGGCCGGCTGGCAAATCACCCCCAGCTTGCGCTATTACAACCAGGGCGCGGCGGAGTTTTACGCCGACGCGGTGTACGACCCCAAGCTCAAAGCGCCATTCCCGCTTGGCTTGCCGGTGTTGGATCTGCTGGCCGGCAAATTGAATATCTCGCTGGATCAGCGCCTGGCCGCGTTTGGCGCGCTGGGCGCCGGCCTGCTGGTGGAAAAAGAATTGCCCGGCAATTGGCATCTGCAAGCCGGTGTTGAATATTATCGCCAGCGCAGCGACTGGGCCTGGTTCAATCATGGCAGCGTGAACCTGGATCCATTTTCCTCCCTCACCTGGCAATTCGGCGTGCGCAAGAGCTGGTGA
- the creC gene encoding two-component system sensor histidine kinase CreC translates to MKIGLRILLGYFLILGLAAWFVLNVFVMEVRPGVRATLEDALVDTTQLLARMVAEDVKQGDLVHAELLKRIGRHAQGSADVKSSDAQKIKSQLGYRIYITDARGIVIFDSDNKDIGKDYSRWNDVYLTLRGQYGARSTRLDPEDEGSTVMHVAAPIMDNSSDGKPQRLLGVLTIAKPISTIKPFIERSQKKILQRSFWVLLISLLIGIGFSWWLSRSLKRLQDYAKAVSVDAKTSLPKLGNNEIGELGQALESMRAKLDGKEYVETLMHTLTHELKSPIAAIQGSAELLKEDMPESDRQRFLNNIIEQNQRQKNLIDRLLQLLRLEKQQRLDNIESIDIAQLFREIAKDSQTALQAKRIRLEIHCGDIKLRGDHLLLRQAFGNLIDNAIAFSAPESAILLCAEVAEEKLCIRIDDHGVGIPDYAINKLFDRFYSLPRPDSGKSTGLGLPFVKEVVSLHGGTVELSNRYAENNKKPIGARVELRLPI, encoded by the coding sequence ATGAAGATTGGCTTGCGCATCTTACTTGGCTATTTCTTGATCCTCGGTCTCGCTGCTTGGTTCGTGCTGAATGTATTTGTGATGGAAGTGCGCCCTGGCGTACGAGCGACTTTAGAAGATGCACTGGTTGATACCACACAGTTACTTGCCCGCATGGTAGCCGAAGATGTCAAACAAGGAGATTTAGTCCATGCCGAATTGCTTAAACGTATAGGACGCCATGCGCAAGGAAGCGCTGATGTAAAAAGTAGCGACGCACAAAAAATCAAATCGCAACTGGGTTACCGCATCTACATCACAGATGCCAGGGGGATTGTGATTTTTGACTCCGACAATAAGGACATCGGAAAAGATTACTCGCGTTGGAATGATGTGTATCTGACTTTGCGCGGCCAATACGGCGCGCGCAGCACGCGACTTGATCCTGAGGATGAAGGCAGTACCGTTATGCATGTGGCCGCACCCATTATGGACAATAGCAGCGACGGTAAGCCGCAACGTCTTCTCGGCGTGCTGACAATCGCCAAACCAATCTCAACCATCAAACCGTTTATTGAGCGCAGCCAAAAGAAAATTTTGCAACGCAGCTTCTGGGTTTTATTGATTTCATTATTGATCGGGATTGGATTTTCATGGTGGCTCAGTCGCTCACTGAAGCGCCTGCAGGACTATGCCAAGGCGGTCAGTGTTGATGCCAAAACAAGTCTGCCCAAACTGGGTAACAATGAAATCGGCGAGCTCGGTCAAGCACTCGAAAGCATGCGCGCTAAGCTCGATGGCAAGGAGTACGTTGAAACCTTGATGCATACCTTAACGCATGAATTGAAGAGCCCGATCGCTGCGATACAAGGTTCGGCGGAATTGCTTAAAGAAGACATGCCGGAATCGGACCGTCAACGTTTTTTGAACAATATCATCGAGCAAAATCAACGACAGAAAAATTTAATCGATCGTCTGCTACAACTGCTGCGCCTGGAAAAGCAGCAACGCTTGGATAATATTGAAAGCATAGATATCGCCCAACTTTTCAGAGAAATTGCGAAGGACAGCCAGACCGCATTACAAGCTAAGAGGATTCGGCTTGAAATCCATTGCGGCGATATCAAACTGCGCGGTGATCATCTTCTGCTGCGCCAAGCGTTCGGCAATTTAATCGATAACGCCATCGCTTTCAGTGCGCCAGAAAGCGCCATCTTGCTGTGTGCGGAAGTCGCCGAGGAAAAACTCTGCATCCGTATTGATGATCATGGCGTCGGCATTCCCGACTATGCCATCAATAAATTATTTGACCGCTTCTATTCCTTGCCTCGTCCTGACAGTGGCAAGAGTACCGGATTAGGCCTGCCTTTCGTCAAAGAAGTTGTGAGTTTACATGGCGGAACGGTGGAGTTAAGCAATCGTTACGCAGAAAATAATAAGAAACCTATTGGCGCCAGAGTGGAATTACGTTTGCCGATTTAG
- a CDS encoding TlpA disulfide reductase family protein, whose amino-acid sequence MRRLLSCAALCVALLPAAVMAQSVGDAAPAFDLPALSGGEQTHSLAQYRGQWLYLDFWASWCGPCRRSFPFMNSLRDKWPQLQILAVSVDANASAAQEFLQSNPAKFALALDAGGKLAAQYKLPGMPTSFLIDPQGRIVQRHAGFNEAHASKLEAQLQQIFPKGP is encoded by the coding sequence ATGCGGCGGCTGTTGAGTTGCGCTGCGCTGTGCGTCGCACTGCTGCCCGCTGCGGTGATGGCGCAAAGCGTGGGCGACGCCGCGCCGGCGTTTGATTTGCCGGCCTTGAGCGGCGGCGAGCAAACGCACAGCCTGGCGCAATATCGCGGCCAATGGCTGTATCTGGATTTCTGGGCTTCCTGGTGCGGCCCTTGCCGCCGCTCCTTTCCCTTCATGAACAGCTTGCGCGACAAATGGCCGCAATTGCAGATTCTGGCGGTCAGCGTGGACGCCAACGCCAGCGCCGCGCAAGAATTTTTGCAAAGCAATCCGGCGAAATTCGCTCTGGCCCTCGACGCCGGCGGCAAGCTGGCGGCGCAATACAAATTGCCCGGCATGCCGACTTCATTTTTGATCGACCCGCAAGGGCGCATCGTGCAGCGTCATGCCGGCTTCAATGAAGCGCATGCGAGCAAGCTGGAAGCGCAATTGCAGCAAATTTTCCCCAAAGGCCCATGA
- a CDS encoding YciI family protein produces MMNFFPGALVALAVACSCAAHAAEGAPTPAKEVKDVRMVILHRPGPAWVAGKSVFEQTGIGAHVQHYRQLLQQGKLAQGGPFLDGSGGMMIARRGANEAEMKAFAAADPAVQSGLLTFEVKQWLIGMQDGA; encoded by the coding sequence ATGATGAATTTTTTTCCGGGCGCGCTTGTCGCGCTGGCTGTGGCCTGCAGTTGCGCGGCCCATGCGGCAGAAGGCGCGCCAACGCCGGCCAAAGAGGTCAAAGATGTGCGCATGGTGATTCTGCATCGCCCCGGCCCGGCCTGGGTTGCCGGCAAGAGTGTGTTTGAACAAACGGGGATTGGCGCTCATGTGCAGCATTACCGCCAGCTGTTGCAACAAGGCAAGCTGGCGCAAGGCGGCCCGTTTTTGGATGGCAGCGGCGGCATGATGATTGCGCGGCGTGGCGCGAATGAGGCCGAAATGAAGGCGTTTGCCGCCGCAGATCCGGCTGTGCAAAGCGGTTTGCTGACCTTTGAAGTCAAGCAATGGCTGATCGGTATGCAGGATGGCGCATAA